From Drosophila kikkawai strain 14028-0561.14 unplaced genomic scaffold, DkikHiC1v2 scaffold_158, whole genome shotgun sequence, one genomic window encodes:
- the LOC121502909 gene encoding uncharacterized protein, whose amino-acid sequence MAQAEGDRALRKFTTITDRVSQFEARINTNEDTNPSIHTSRVRLEQIRALWDKVEKEYETCSEVVASQTCKDKITAMQSKYDDCYTVYERCAASLNEIIADSRAQQSVQSSNLTPSQGGCRLPPVECEVFNGDYVQWPTFRDLFSAIYIRNPRLSEVEKLFHLNAKTSGEAKSIVALSPLTNDGFESAWRNLQNRFENKRLLVNSQLKILFNLPSVAQECGKSLKHLESTIQGCLTALQLARSLLSKSEVPLWAEFQAFLKDRHRTLEAIEEFKPNASVQSRALRADNSSRSIQTFENRVTVNPQSCKLCAQENHPLRVCPLFLRMSVADRERHVKQQKLCLNCFARTHLLRDCNSTHNCYTCSGRHNTLLHRSGPPPVHSVVMPDQQSHPSTAIQQHIQSTPSTGQANVQTFLAVNTQGVLLSTAIIEVCHLGIKYSARALIDSGSEATFISERLFNLIKLPYESIQAQVSGVNLSVAAQPRKRCQFRLGSPVKPHIQIETCAYVLPQLAGNLPSYTIPEDSLKDLPPLQLADPDFYRSSPIDVLIGADILPSIMLRGSHSNICGTLLGQETIFGWTLCGPIATSPISRICSFSARLAVTESKPGSILTKFGEVEDVPVKLVKESTSVCEENFIRSTKRSEDGRYVVSLPFKEPDNIKLGHSRPIALAQYLRNEMRLSKDLPLKEQYDSVIREYLDLDSTTTKVRVVFNASNPSSNGNSLNDILHAGPVLQSDLTIQILKWRFLKYVFNADITKMYRQIRVNPDHTRFQKILFRNKYGELCDYELDTVTFGVNCAPFLAIRVLQQLAQDIRGQYPLASDIISNFMYVDDVLAGAHTRQSAVLAIKELRLALESAGFPLRKWTSNERRLLQAIPREHLVSADFLELEDASTAKTLGIRWQATSDSFFFVPMVIPLQTAYTKREVLSQIAKLFDPAGWLSPFVIRAKIFMQEIWLRELGWDQPLPTDLVTKWQEFLKGYPILREIRSPTWVRFHPAAKLQYQDAYGAAIFIRVETTDGWCTHRLTSKARVASQVHIHTPPGAVFYLRPPQHGASSDDQLRKLFASQWTAPLTIIRVYNSSNDPPKSSSLIREQCIQMSSLRESPRSEGLPTVSPTAGCEAAPRASLFAAPTKAQPTLGFSASAAATAAPAGACIRTSAARHANGYVSIPQPVVHAYPGAHEG is encoded by the exons ATGGCTCAAGCTGAGGGAGACAGGGCCTTGAGGAAGTTCACGACCATAACCGATAGGGTGAGTCAGTTTGAAGCCAGAATCAATACCAATGAGGACACAAATCCGTCCATCCACACGAGTAGGGTTCGACTCGAGCAGATCAGGGCCCTCTGGGACAAGGTGGAAAAGGAATATGAGACGTGCTCCGAAGTTGTGGCCAGTCAAACCTGCAAAGACAAAATAACAGCCATGCAATCCAAGTATGACGACTGTTATACCGTTTACGAGCGGTGCGCAGCAAGCCTCAATGAGATCATTGCAGATTCACGCGCACAACAGTCTGTTCAGTCCTCCAATCTGACGCCGTCTCAGGGCGGATGTCGCTTACCTCCAGTCGAGTGCGAAGTTTTCAATGGTGACTATGTTCAATGGCCCACATTTCGGGACCTTTTCTCCGCCATCTATATACGCAATCCTCGGCTTTCAGAAGTCGAAAAACTGTTCCATCTCAATGCGAAGACGAGCGGCGAGGCCAAATCCATTGTGGCCTTATCTCCGTTGACCAATGATGGTTTTGAGTCAGCATGGAGAAACTTGCAGAATCGGTTCGAGAACAAGAGGCTGCTGGTCAATAGCCAATTAAAGATCTTGTTTAATTTGCCTTCTGTTGCCCAGGAATGCGGAAAATCCTTGAAGCATTTAGAGAGCACAATCCAAGGTTGTTTAACGGCCCTGCAATTAGCAAGA TCCCTGCTAAGTAAGTCAGAGGTTCCACTCTGGGCTGAATTCCAGGCCTTCTTAAAAGATCGTCATCGAACGCTTGAGGCGATTGAGGAGTTCAAGCCAAACGCGAGCGTTCAATCCAGGGCACTGAGGGCTGACAATAGCTCGCGGTCGATCCAAACCTTCGAAAACAGAGTTACGGTAAACCCGCAATCCTGTAAACTCTGTGCACAAGAGAACCATCCACTCCGTGTATGTCCTCTATTCTTGCGAATGTCAGTCGCAGATCGAGAGAGACATGTGAAACAGCAGAAGTTGTGCTTGAACTGCTTCGCAAGAACGCATCTGCTCCGGGACTGCAACAGCACGCATAATTGCTACACCTGCAGTGGACGTCACAATACTCTCCTGCATCGAAGCGGCCCTCCGCCAGTCCATTCAGTGGTTATGCCTGACCAACAGTCCCATCCATCCACAGCAATCCAGCAAcatatacagtccactccatcgACGGGTCAAGCGAATGTGCAAACGTTTCTTGCCGTTAACACGCAAGGGGTCCTCCTGAGTACGGCAATAATAGAagtttgccatttgggcatCAAATACTCAGCACGGGCTCTCATTGACTCAGGTTCCGAGGCAACCTTTATCTCAGAACGGTTGTTCAACCTGATTAAGTTGCCTTATGAGTCCATCCAAGCGCAAGTTTCAGGGGTCAACCTTTCCGTTGCAGCTCAGCCCCGTAAGCGTTGTCAATTCAGACTAGGTTCTCCCGTCAAGCCCCATATCCAAATTGAAACCTGTGCGTATGTGCTACCACAGTTAGCCGGGAATCTCCCATCCTACACTATACCAGAGGATTCATTAAAGGATCTTCCACCTCTGCAACTAGCAGATCCAGATTTCTACCGGAGCTCGCCGATTGACGTGCTTATTGGTGCCGATATCCTGCCATCAATCATGCTCAGAGGCTCCCATTCCAATATTTGTGGAACACTCCTTGGTCAAGAGACCATATTCGGGTGGACTCTTTGCGGTCCTATTGCAACGAGTCCCATAAGCAGAATCTGTTCTTTTTCAGCCCGATTAGCAGTGACCGAGTCCAAACCAGGCAGCATCCTCACCAAATTTggggaggtggaggatgtTCCAGTGAAGTTAGTAAAGGAATCCACCTCGGTTTGCGAGGAGAACTTTATCCGATCCACCAAAAGAAGTGAGGATGGAAGATATGTTGTTTCGTTGCCCTTTAAAGAGCCGGACAATATTAAGCTGGGACATTCCAGACCCATCGCACTAGCTCAGTACCTCCGAAACGAAATGCGATTAAGTAAAGATCTTCCATTGAAGGAGCAGTACGACTCAGTCATTCGAGAGTACTTAGACTTAG ATAGCACCACGACGAAGGTTCGCGTCGTGTTTAACGCTTCCAATCCCTCATCAAACGGGAACAGCCTCAAtgatatccttcatgcggggcCTGTACTACAGTCCGATCTGACTATTCAGATTCTAAAATGGCGTTTCCTTAAGTATGTTTTTAATGCGGACATCACAAAGATGTATCGGCAAATCCGGGTCAATCCTGATCACACGCGCTTTCAGAAAATCTTATTCCGCAACAAATACGGTGAGCTCTGTGACTATGAACTCGACACAGTCACCTTCGGCGTAAATTGTGCGCCGTTCCTGGCCATCAGAGTGCTTCAGCAGTTGGCTCAGGACATCCGAGGCCAATATCCTTTGGCCAGCGACATCATTTCGAATTTTATGTACGTGGACGATGTGCTCGCAGGGGCTCACACTCGGCAGTCGGCAGTTTTAGCCATTAAAGAACTTCGGCTGGCTCTCGAGAGTGCCGGTTTTCCACTGCGCAAGTGGACCTCCAACGAAAGGAGACTCCTACAAGCGATTCCGAGGGAACATTTGGTCAGTGCAGACTTCCTTGAGCTGGAAGATGCCAGCACGGCGAAAACTCTCGGGATCCGTTGGCAAGCTACATCCgatagtttcttttttgttccaATGGTGATCCCCCTGCAAACTGCCTACACCAAACGAGAGGTTTTGTCTCAGATAGCCAAACTTTTCGACCCAGCAGGGTGGTTATCGCCTTTCGTAATCCGAGCCAAGATTTTCATGCAGGAAATTTGGCTACGGGAGCTAGGCTGGGATCAGCCACTCCCCACCGACCTTGTGACCAAGTGGCAAGAGTTTTTGAAAGGGTATCCAATCCTGAGGGAAATTCGTAGTCCGACATGGGTGCGTTTCCATCCTGCAGCCAAATTGCAGTACCAGGACGCGTATGGGGCTGCCATTTTCATCCGAGTCGAAACGACTGATGGCTGGTGTACCCATCGGCTGACATCCAAAGCCAGAGTTGCTAGTCAGGTCCATATCCATACCCCGCCTGGAGCGGTTTTCTACCTTCGACCGCCACAACATGGGGCGTCATCCGACGACCAGCTGCGAAAATTATTCGCCTCCCAATGGACGGCCCCACTGACCATA ATCCGTGTATACAATAGCTCCAACGACCCACCGAAATCCTCGTCGCTCATCCGGGAGCAATGTATACAGATGTCGAGTCTGCGGGAGAGTCCACGCTCTGAGGGTTTGCCAACGGTTTCTCCAACTGCCGGCTGTGAAGCGGCTCCGCGCG CCTCGCTCTTCGCGGCCCCGACAAAGGCGCAACCCACCCTCGGATTCTCGGCCTCAgcggcagccacagcagcgccagcaggcgCCTGTATCCGGACCTCGGCGGCCCGCCACGCCAATGGATATGTCTCCATCCCGCAGCCGGTCGTGCACGCCTATCCTGGCGCGCACGAGGGTTAG